AACTAACCGTTCGCGGTAAGCGAAAAGCTGTGGAAGTGGCAGAAGCCCGCCGGAAAGCAGCACAAGCGCTTATAAATGACGTGGATCCGTCCCAATTGGACGACCTCTCTTCCATTCTCAAGTTAATTTTGAGCGACATCGAAAGCACAGCCTGTACACGGTTCTGCTACGATGATCCGATGGAACAAGAAGCAGTAGCAGAGAATGAGCCCGCATAAGGCTTAAATTAGGTATCCTTCCTATATCTCTAATGATTTCAGATCATATGCTACGCAAGAGCACCGGGGTTCACGCTTCGGTGTTATTTGCGTTTTAACGGCTCCTCTGCCGCGAAGTTAAGCTTCTCTTAAGTATAAACCCAATACAAATTACAACCATGATTTGAATAGTGAGCCATACACAGTACGATTTCGAGAGCGGCGTTCGATTGGACGCTTGTAGCGTATTTCAGCTCTCTCGTGTGTGTAACTCCTTTCATATTTAAAGCAGATTGCGAATGACCTGAACTGGTCGATCTGCTTTAGGTGGTTGAATTTATACGTGTTTTTAGGATAATGCATCATTCTCAGAAACACGTTTTAGGTAATTGGGTAGATGTATTTGGGTGTTGCAAAACACCGATACGGTTAAGGGAAGACCTGAAATGAGTGCTGCAGTCGCATTTGAAGAAGAGGTAAGCCAATCTGACACTGGTACAGCCAGTTGGCCCATTACCCTAGGTTGGGTTCTGGCTCTGTTGAGTTTTGGTATGAGTTGGGCTGGTGATACCGGCACCATGAGCATTCTTAGTGGATCTGCTTTCATACTGGCAGCAATTCCAACTGCTATGTGGTTAGGGGATAAAGGTTCCAGTGCGTCCGACCTGACCTCAGGCCTCTGCCTTGCTGTTCTTGCTGGCGTTGCTTCTGCAGCCGCAGCGCTTGGGGGATATGCAGAAGGCTGGCAGGTTGATTTCAACATTCTGTTCTTCGCGCCCTTGATTGTGCTTGGTTCCTCTAAAAACGGTGGGGCTCTTGGTGGTTTCCTCGTGGTTTCAGCGCTTTACCTCCTTAGTAGCCTATTCATTCTTCCAGATTTCTTGGTAAGTGCGCAGAGCACTATGGCCGGTAATCTGATCATTCTGGTACTCCTGATTGGCGTAACAATCGCATTCTTCAGTGCGCAGGGTGATGCTGACAGTTCTGATAGTGACTCGACTGATGCACTGGCAGCAGCTACTGCAGCCGCCGCAACAGAATTGGCAGACACCGAGCAGAGAATCGCGAAGCAAGTTGAGCGAATTTCATTTTTTGAAAAGCACATATCTGAGCTTCGTGACGTGGTTGATGGTCAACTGAAAAGCCTTTCTCAGAACACCCACGACATTGTTACTGCTTCTAAGGGGTTGGAAAACGCGACTCAGAAGTGCTCAGGCCATACAACGGCTGTCATTGGCTCTTCTGATTCTGCCTCAGGTAATGTGCAGACAGTTTCCGCCGCTTCAGAAGAATTATCTTCTTCTATCGGCGAAATAGCCCGTCAGATTGCGCAGGCCAACACAATGGTTGAAGCTGCGACCCGCGGTGCACAAGAAACCAACACCACCATTGGCAGCCTTGCAGAAGCAGCAAACCGCATTGGTGAAGTTGTGACGCTTATTAAGGCGATTGCCGAGCAAACCAACTTGCTCGCACTGAACGCAACCATTGAAGCTGCCCGTGCAGGTGAAGCTGGTAAAGGCTTTGCTGTTGTGGCCGCGGAAGTGAAAGAGCTTGCGAACCAGACTTCTAAAGCTACCGAAGAGATTGCCTCTCAGGTTTCCGCAATTCAGGGCAGAACCCGCGAAGCAGTGGACGCGATTGGCTCAATCTCTCAAACCATGGACGAAGTGAACATCCATACCGGTGCAATCGCGGAGGCCATTACCCAGCAGGGCGATGCGACCAACGAGATTTCTGCGAATATTGCAGCCGCGGCTGATGGCACAATGGCTGTTACAGAGAGTATCAACAGCCTGAGCGAAGCTATGAATGAGGCAACCGGCTCCGTATTTGATGTGAGCGAGAAAGCCAC
The window above is part of the Pseudovibrio sp. Tun.PSC04-5.I4 genome. Proteins encoded here:
- a CDS encoding methyl-accepting chemotaxis protein, producing the protein MSAAVAFEEEVSQSDTGTASWPITLGWVLALLSFGMSWAGDTGTMSILSGSAFILAAIPTAMWLGDKGSSASDLTSGLCLAVLAGVASAAAALGGYAEGWQVDFNILFFAPLIVLGSSKNGGALGGFLVVSALYLLSSLFILPDFLVSAQSTMAGNLIILVLLIGVTIAFFSAQGDADSSDSDSTDALAAATAAAATELADTEQRIAKQVERISFFEKHISELRDVVDGQLKSLSQNTHDIVTASKGLENATQKCSGHTTAVIGSSDSASGNVQTVSAASEELSSSIGEIARQIAQANTMVEAATRGAQETNTTIGSLAEAANRIGEVVTLIKAIAEQTNLLALNATIEAARAGEAGKGFAVVAAEVKELANQTSKATEEIASQVSAIQGRTREAVDAIGSISQTMDEVNIHTGAIAEAITQQGDATNEISANIAAAADGTMAVTESINSLSEAMNEATGSVFDVSEKATKVDGDLNEVHSALERFFHKVA